The Gossypium hirsutum isolate 1008001.06 chromosome A03, Gossypium_hirsutum_v2.1, whole genome shotgun sequence genome contains the following window.
TTCGGTTGTTAATATAAGAATTACCTGCTTCCCTTCTATTCTGTTGATCTTACTTTCCTGAAGAGAGCGAGGGTAATCTTAGTTCCGAATCCAAACGGTATCAAGGTACCTAGTAAACACAATGCGGAAGAATGCAGAAAAAATCAATTCTAAAGAATGCTTACCAGAGTTTGAACAACATATCGAACAGATTGAACATTGCTGTTGAGCATCTTTGATTTATCTTGTAGCAGAGAAACCTATACAACTCAATCAATTCagttaataacaataaaaaatttcgGTTAATAACAGTCAACCTTGTTTAAATGAAAACTAAGCTAGTACCACAAACTTATATCTACCTCGTCTTCAGTAGTGGCAGCAATATCTGCAATTTCATTCAGATGGTTATCCACACCCTCAATTCTTGACAACAAATGTCGCCTGGTAGcctagaagagaaaaagaaaaattataaaggAAGAGAAACAAAGGAGAGCTAGTTAATTTTAGTAGGTAAAACACTGACATGAAGTATGGAAACCAAAAACATGTAGCTTATAGTTGAAACTTACATATTAGGTGGCCATTCAGGGATTTAAGCAGGATATCATATTGTAAAATAGCAAAGAACAAatttaaatgagaaaaataaatgaaagaaaagagaaacttGCCGAGATTGATGAGTAAACACTATCAAGCTGCTTTGCCATGGCATCACGCGCATCAGATAAACTACGTCTTGTTGCAAACATCATATCAGGAAGTCTCCAACCCTGAAACCATTTGTGGAATATAACAATAACAGCAAGTAAAGGAACAATTTTTCTaagcaaaatatatataagaaatggAATAGAGCAGCAATTCCTGCTTCtgttttctaatatatatatatagatgtgtATAAAATTTACTGATCAATAAACTGGAAttacaagaaattaaaattttaaactgttTATTTGAATATTTATCTACCAAGTACTTCCAATACATGCTAGAAAACATTTTACATTCTTATCTGCAAAACTTAATCGCTGACAAATAACCATCAGTCCATCAGCTTCATTGCTGATTTCGGTCATCCCACCAAAAATAAATTTCTCACCACCACTTATGTTGTGATATCCGTAGCATGTTCATGTGAAAAATCAACTGCTCATCAGTTCTAAAAGTTCATTTGAGAAAAAAGTACAGACCAATGAACTCTATAAGTTCACAAAAAGAATGGTAGCAAGCCAACTTAAACCATAAAAGTTTCAGCCTTAGGTCACAGAAGAACTAGCCAGCAAAGTACCGGTATCTTATATTTTGCAAAGAGAAAATGCAAATAGTGCCAGAATTTTTTATGTGGCTTTATTATCAGGAATTCAATTATCTTATTTGTTGCTCTATATAACCTACACAAATTAATAcgctcaaaagaataaaaaatatttaccttCCACCAAACATAGCCATATCCAACTACTACAACAACAATTATTATTCTGTATTTGCTGCTACCTGCATAAGGCAAAAACATTTCCGAAACAATCCTCAGGAACACGATAAAAGtagaatttaattaattaacgtTGGAAGTTATAATGCCTCCAAGAAAAGGTATCATCATTATTTGCTCATTCATATGGATCCATAATAGTTGTCCATATTGCATAAAAGGATTACAAGGAAATACAAATTTGGTACACTGTAAAAAATTGCAGCAAGTGTATGCGCCACTTATGCAAATGATCAACATCAAAAGTTTGCCTTCAACTTTCAGAGGAAACAACAATAACCTGATCCACGTCCAGTTACAATGGTAACTGGTCTGTTTGATGCTAAGATTTGAAGTTCCTGCCTTAGGCTATTAACCTGCAAAAGTTGACAAATTTGAACAAGATAAAATTctacaaattcaaatataaagctactctcaaaaaaataataataaataaataaataaataaacaaagctTGGTATCAGGATAATAGGGAGCCATCATCAATGAAATGAAAAGCACACAGAATGAATAAGGTTCAAGACTGCTTGGCGTTCGCAATAATATATTGCTCAATGAAGTAACAAAGACATGTAAATACATAGGATAATTAACAATATGCAAAAACTAATCTACCAATTTTCCAGGCCAcatgctaatttttttttcaggATGTAATTAAACATAGAATTTTAAAATTGGACTCAGCAACCAACTCCTTAGCACCATACAGAAATGtcaaaagaaattaatcttgAAGCAAATGCAGCCAAATTTCATCACTACAAAACAGAGGTAAAAATTAGTTATAATCATCAATAACACCTGGAGGCTGGTAATTTCTTTTCAATCATCAATTACTTAGTAAAAGACTGAAGGGTCATAGAACATCATAAAAATCATTGTCATTGTTCAATTGGCATCTCAATTTTCGACTATAACAATCAAACAAGCAGAAACAGTTCCAAATATCAGAAGCTACTATATTATAGTTTACTCATAATGGGCATAGGAGATCAAGTATAAACCTGATCCATCAAATAGTCATTGCGTGGCTTGTTTCCTGATGGAGTAGAATCATCATGTTTAAGTTGCCGAAAAGCAAACTGCAGCAGGAGAAATTATTACCAAGTCAGCAAGAAAGGAACTGCAGCATCATctcaattttatatattaaaagaaaattgCATTTCACTTAAGAAATGGAAAAAGTACCTTGAAAGCACCACAAACAAAATCAGAAAGATTTCGCATGTGTCCTTCTTTCGCAAGAATTGAGCCAACAACACCTAGAAAGAAAATAACAGCCAAATTAGTTAGAAAAGTGGTTCTTTCTAATGGCTGAGGCATATCCAAGTTGGTAGGTACGTTTTTACTcaacaaacataaaaataatatgttCACATATGAACATACTAGTTTGATCATAATTTTCAAAGCAAAGAGTTTGTCTAATCAATTGATCGATTTAGAATAAAAAACGATGCTTTTATTCTCTCTCAATGGTGAAGTAAAGACTAAGCCTATGAAATTACTATCCTAGACCATAAATGTCTATAGGGATCATCTTCCATTAGTAGAGAAGGCATCAAGATACTTCACAATAAGATAACAAAGTCATTTTTACAACATATAGATACCGTTTGATATTATAAACATTTACAGTTCCATTGAATATCACTCCAGCCTACTAGCCTGTAAAATCTACAGAGGCCCCCTCTGTTTGTAAAATCTTCCTTCAAGCTCATCATCTTAAGCTAACAAAAACAAGATTCCAGCTTCCCGTTCCAGTTTCAATCCCAGTCCCACAGCTAGGACCTTGGTCCCTAATGCATTATACGGTATCTAACAAAGCACTAAAACACAGGAGCCAGATAAAACCACCCCAATTCAATGAAATCAATTGCCAACTCAGCACCATAACCAGTAGCCATTCCCTAGAATCCAACAAACCGAACAACATAAATCCCACGAGCTAAACACAACTCGAAACAAAGGGTCCatctaaaaccctaaatttaGTTCAactaacccaaaatattaaacgGATTTAGCAACCGCAAAACGTAAGAAACCCTCAGAAATCCAAAAGATAACTGAAtcataagttcaaaaagaaatttgAGGGGAGCAACGATGGCACAGACCTGCACCGACGAGTATACTTAGCTTTCCAATAGGGAGAGCCATGGCCGGCTACGGTTGGAGCGTATGTTGATACAGTGTGAGTGTATATAGGGAGCAACGGAGACTGCTAAAGTACCATGAGAACAAAATATTCAAAGaaggaaagaaatcaaattttattcTTTAGTTATAAATTATTCTTGGTTGCTGGGTTTTTCAACTGCTTCTGCCCTGCAATCGCTGGGGTTTAGTAAGGGGAAACTGGAGAAATCAAAGGCTTGGTTAATCGTTAAACAACGCAACAACCCTATTTGCTAAGTTTGTTGGTTAATTCTATAAATGGCCctccatttttttgataaatgaCGTAAAGAGCCACCATGTCAAGCGAATATGCCACCATTGTCCTGTTTCACATATTTACGAATATGTCCTCTTGTGAATTTCCCAcgttcttctctttctttttctttagagagccattttttttttctatagaGATTGAGGGTGAGTTTGGATAAGCAGTGCGTTtagctgcggttagtgtaaaaacagtggtagcggtgagattaaatactgtagtgatactgtagcgtgagataaaaagtaagctaaacgcaccgcaccacagtcaatcgcccatccaaacgaaGCCTGAATTTTCTTggctaatatatttaaaaaactgCTTAGACTACTAGACTTCGTTTAAAGAAGCCCttacattataataatatatagttAAATAAGCCCTAATCTATGATTTTTACCTTAAAAAGTCCtgtcaaaatattttaaaatttgagtttctatagtaactttttaattaatgctGTAGAAATTATTTGCAtaacattaatataaaatttaaaagatttatTAGAATTTTAAGTGTCTTATGCATATaagtattttcaaaaaaaatattattttatttttatttaataaactattctaaTCAAATTTACTTCAATATTAACtgcaaattaatttaaaattttaaaataattttccttttgTTGTAAATACATTAAATGAATGTCTATAAcatttaaacatttataaaagTAATGAGTTAAACTCCTCATTCATTATTAAACATACTTAATGTACGTGTCAATAAAACAGTTAAATAAGCTTCATTTCTTTATGTTGCATTGAATGTCAATAGCTTATATATAAAACTTTTTTTGTAAATGAAAAGAAGATACAAGAAAATTCTCTATTTACTTTAAGtgttcttttatttgattgttttataATATGTTATCAGCACAAGTTTCTACAAGTTTATAGTGAAATTCACATCATTTCAACTTTATATAATTTACCCGTATAACTCCCGTTAAACTATTTACAGTATACGtattttcataattcttttattttattttctagatgaACTATTTGCTTTGGGTAACATTTGGacatttatttttacaactcaaatctaataatgaaaataatatatacatgtttttattttactaaaagaaatttcaattaatgtaatttgtgctaaattattattatgactatttCTCTTTACGCCaatatttgacatacatattattatttagcaaatttggtatatataattgaattattttacgatttagaatacttattattttactaatattttttattttgattcaagtgaTTATCAAATCTTGCCAAACTTGAACTTGCGGCCTTAGACATCTCAAGCAAGAATTTTTGTCATGGTTGTTAGATGTTGAAATTCACCTAGATGCTAAAGGTCTAGAAAATACTATAGTAGTAGATAAAGAAGCATCTAATCAAGAAAAGACAAAAGCAATTATTTTCATTCATCATCATCTACATGAAGGATTAAAAGTGGAATATCTCATTGTGAAAGACCCTCTTGAGttgtggaaaaatttgaaagaacgaTTTGACCGTCAAAAAACGGTAATACTccctaaagctcgttatgattggatgcacttacggttgcaagattttaaggctgtaagtgaatacaattcagaacttttaaaaattaattctcaACTAAAATTATGTGGAGAAAACATAATTGATGAGGACTTGCTAGtaaaaacattttcaacctttcaAGCTACTAATGTGCTTCTACAGCAGCAATACcgtgaaaaaggttttaaaaggtattctgaattgatttcatgccttttgatggctgaacaaaataatgagttgttgataaaaaatcatgaaattcgTCCTACTGGTTTTGTACCAatccctgaagtgaatgtagcagtgcacaataattataaaaatagaaaatagagaGGTCGTGATCGTGGTCGTGGATGTAATAGGGGACGTGGTCGAGGACGTACTAGTAATCGTTATCATGGTGGTCATAACAATGATACTTCTAACCACCaaaaaaagaataacaatgaaaGACAATAAAGAAgtggtcaaaataatccttaGATTGTTGAGAATATATGCTACAGATGTGGTATGAAGGAGCATTGGTCATGTACCTATCATACGCATGAGcatttagtgaaactttatcaagcatcCATTAAAAAGAAGGGAAAGCATATGGAGACAAATTTTACATCTCAAAATGATGGAATGAAGGTAAAAGATGAAGATATTCACTATAATATTAAAACTGACCATGCCTGCAAGGGTGATaaatttaatgaccttaataatataacttatctAGATGTGGCAAATTTCGttgagaatcattagaaatttgatgttattttgacatttttatattgttttaagtatgctttattttcttgcataaagaataatttatatccttaataaatatttgtaatgtttctcatattatattttgttttttttataaaaaatatgaatgtttaacaaaatTTCGATGGACCCAAAATTAATGGAGACATGTGTCTTGTAGATAGTGCTACAACACATACAAtactcaaagataaaaaatatttttctcatttcacAATAAGTAATGCCCATATTAATACAATATCgggtagttcaaaacttattAAAGGCTCCGGaagagctattatattattacccgaaggtacaaaatttatcattgatgatgctttatattccactaagtctcaaagaaatttattaagttttaaagatattcgtcttaatggatatcatattaagactataaatgagaaaatttttgaatatctatgtggaaagaaatatgttttggaaaGCCTACATGCTTTTTTATCAagtttatattatacacatattagtgcaattgagtcacatgttactacaaaccagaagtttgtagaaccacatacttttactatttggcatgaccGATTAGGCCATCCCAGATCTATCATGATGCGAGGAATTATAGAGAATTCATTTGGACacccattaaagaaccaaaagattcttgaattcaaggatttatcttgtgttgcttgttctcaaggaaaattgattattagaccatCACCAGCTAAAGTTGGGATTAAATCTCCCACATTTCTGGAACgtattcaaggtgatatatgtgaacccattcatccatcatctggaccattcagatattttatggtattaataGATACATTTAGTAGGTGGTCACATGTGTGTTTATTATCAAATCGCAACCTAGCATTTGTGagactacttgctcaaataattcaattaagagCATAATTTCCAGATTATGCAATCAAAACTATTTGTCTTGTTAATGCTAGTGAGATTACATCccaaaattttaatgattattataTGTCAATTgtgataaaagttgaacatcctgtagctcatgttcacacacaaaacgGTTTAGCTAAATcatttatcaaatgcctccaactaatagctcggCCATTGTTTATGAGATTAAAACTCTCTATTACAACTTGTGGGTATGCTATTTTGCATACAGCAGCACTTGTGCTGTtaaagccaataagttataataagtactccccattacaattggcttttggtcaggagccaaatatttcccatcttagaatTTTTTGATGTgtagtatatgttccaattgttCCACCACAACGCATAAAGATGGGTCCTTAAAGGAGGTTaggaatatatgttggttatgaatctccttctataattaaatatgttaaacCATTAACTAGAGATTTATTTACTGCATAATTTATTGATTGTCATTTTGATGAAACaacattcccaacattagggAGAGTCAAAAAAACGTTgcactcttttcctttaaccaaggttttgtcccactgtgttttcctggtaaaggtttTTGAGGAGGCAACTTATAATaggagattgtgtactctttttccttcattaggtttttatcccacatggtttttcctaataaaggttttaatgagacacatttttatttaaaagacatCCAAGAGGAGTGTTGTAAATACATTAAATGGATGTCTATAAcctttaaatatttatgaaagtaATGAGTTAAACCCTCCATTCATTATTAAAGATGCTTAATGTACGTGTTAATGAAGCAGTTAAATAAGCTTCATTCATTTATGTTGCATTGAATGTCAATGACTTATATATAGATCTCTTTTGTAATTGAAAAGAAGATACGAGAAAATTCTGTGTTTACTTTAAGTGttcttttattgttttataatACCTTTAATATTATCTTGAGTAAAAACAATAAATCAATGGCTTATTTAATTGCAAAAATAGTATAAGTGCTTGTTTAAATAAAACATGGTAGTTTAAAGGCCTTTTTTACTATATTAgccaattttcttttaaaaattttatctcttTCAACTTTGGGATGAGGAGCTTAGCCACATTCAATTCTAGTTCACTATAGTTATACTTTGCCAAGATCATAGATTTTGTAGACACCTAATTTTGTTTAGGGTTCTCAAGTCGGATTTAAGCTCTAAAATGATTGATAGGCTATGAATTTTTTTTCGGCatgattatttcaatttttaaaattgagttgttatcaatttaattaaagaGGGTTAGGTTAAACtctttttccttaaattttaaagatttaaaaagtaattgatttaaatttagttaaattttaatttcagttaaattttgttaaaaagattcaattaaattgaatttaaatttaatttatttctagtttaatttattttaatctttaaaaatttggcatgaaatgaggtaaatattttatgttgtttatgAGAAGTAATAATAACATCAGgcttttattaaatttcattttgtaaaggtAAAGAAGtcgaaaggaaaaaaagaagaaggaataaaatataatttttaaattaaaatgaagtgGGCCTAATTTAAGAAAAAGTGTACATTTTTAAAAGCTCAATTTgagttgtttttaaaataaataattttatttttttaaattcaaatttagttgttatttataaaggttagtttatttgttttataagtccttattttgattttaaaggcttaaaattgatttattttgaaaattttgaattaaatttaatttttaagactcgaatttattttgtaatgtccttaaaatttttggatctTATGTATGAGATTATTCCGAATTATCTAACcatcaatcaaatataaaaatctaatttctatgaatttattcatatttgaatTACGGTGGAGTCATGAATAAATGTTTTAAGTTATTTTCTGAATTTTGGACTAAACCAGATAAAAAAATGAGTTGAACTACAAATGATAAATTTGTCATTGAGAGTATTTCAGTCAATTGAGGTATAATTATGTTTAAGTATTAACGTTTATAGGTATGTGTGGTGATGAgatgatttttaaaatattaaatttaaatttttccttaaaaattctATCCGCATATCATAATATTTCTTACTCTTTAACcgcataataataattttaaaatgacaaTGAGGAAGAACCACCATTTCTTCACATCACCAATCGACCATTAGGAGAAAAAGAAGAAACTctcaatttttcttcttttgccaTATATTTTACATTCTTTCTTCAATCCATcgtcattttcttccattttcttgcaaaactaaCTTCTAAAAATCACATTTGAGTGCTCTTCTTCACCACTTTCACCATCATCTTCATCATTCACACTTAGGGTTTTGATGGCTTATGTTGAGGCAAGACAAGCTGATAGTTGTTAAGTGACACTCAACAGTGCCAACTGCAGGCTACCATTAATGTGGTTAAATACTTATCTTATTTGGTTTGACAATTTAATGAAGATAGTCTTTGGATCTGTTAATGTGTTGTGTTATTGAAGAtactttttttttggtgaaaagaaaaaaaaatacaaataaatgaaAACTAAATCCACAAAGGAGAATCCTCTATCAATCTTAACCCAAGTATTCTAGAATGAATTGATTTGGCCAAACTATCAGCAATTAGATTTTCTTCACGAGGAATATGATGAATCTTCCACTGATTAAGAGCTTTAAGAATAATAAGGATTCTTTTGACGTGAGCAGAATTAGAAGTCCCTGAAAAACCTTCTTGAATAGCATTAACAACTTCAATACTATTAGTTTGGATAACAACCTTTTCGAAACTTCTATTCAAAATAAGATTTAAGCCATCTAAAATCCCCTAAAGCTTCGCATCAACCACCGTGCAGTTACCTAAATATCTACAATAACCCATGATCCACCCATCACTATGATTGAAAACAAACCCTCCAGCAGCTGCAAAGCCATCATCAAATCTGACCGAACCATTAGATTTCAAATTTACCCAATTGTTGTCTGTATGCAAAATGTGTGAGGAAGCATGTGTCTTGTGATGAACTAGCTTTGAAGTTGATGAATATTGTCTTGCCCAACTGTAGGAACCCTTGAGGATCTCTTTGTAACTCTAAGAAAAgtcttgaaaaataaaatagttgCGATTCTTCCAGATGCGCCAAGCGATAATCCCAAAAAAACACGGCTAGTCCATACCATTAACAGAAATAGAGAAATGATTTTTGAGATTAATCATCATCCAATTTTGAAGGGAACCAAAATAGAACCTGGATCGTCTTTCTTCTGGAATAATACTGTCCCATATGATTCGGGCTGTAGAATAATCTCAAAGTACATGAAGTACATCCTTGcattcgtgaccacaaaatccacAAGTAATGTTACTCCCTATGCCTCTTCTTGTCCTTTCTGCGTTCGTTAGAAGGCGCTGCTTGAGGGCGAGCCATAAAAAGTACCGGATACGCTGGGGACCATTAAAACTCCAAGGCATCTCCCAAGTACATTCTTTA
Protein-coding sequences here:
- the LOC107886365 gene encoding uncharacterized protein — protein: MALPIGKLSILVGAGVVGSILAKEGHMRNLSDFVCGAFKFAFRQLKHDDSTPSGNKPRNDYLMDQVNSLRQELQILASNRPVTIVTGRGSGSSKYRIIIVVVVVGYGYVWWKGWRLPDMMFATRRSLSDARDAMAKQLDSVYSSISATRRHLLSRIEGVDNHLNEIADIAATTEDEVSLLQDKSKMLNSNVQSVRYVVQTLESKINRIEGKQDMTNEGVNWLCDYAQTMEQNRPTDHIQAAPASSSRLALEAPTRTPSRTGSLPPIVPVDLPAPDSNGTHMVKRSPRNAVSASGLKEVGESSSNDVGNGKTTSEDKTNGSSSSSGFSGMMFSGGNGSFLTRTCSATNAVPQQM